A single region of the Solwaraspora sp. WMMD406 genome encodes:
- a CDS encoding glycosyltransferase family 2 protein — protein MPATPTVSVVVPTHNRPDLVIRAVRSALAQSVENIEVLVVVDGPDGATKTALDVITDARLRVIELPERGGAPQARNAGVRQARAPWVALLDDDDEWLAHKLAAQLDVAGTASVSLPIVASRLVNRTPRAEFVIPRRLPGPDESPSEYLTVRRGLFHGDGFIQTSTIMAPTSLFRRVPFDPTVPRMQELDWTLRALSHDDVTLVFADEPLVIWHQDENRPRISLESPWEAQLEWLRRSRPLMTPRAYAAITMSVLSSMAAPTRSGRVASTLLREARRHGRPSPLDYVTFAQIWLIPPNLRRTLRDMVLKRGHQPQPEPLAAPDADTRRS, from the coding sequence ATGCCCGCTACTCCCACCGTCAGCGTGGTCGTCCCCACGCACAACCGCCCGGACCTCGTGATCCGGGCCGTCCGCAGCGCACTCGCGCAGAGCGTCGAGAACATCGAGGTACTCGTCGTGGTCGACGGACCCGACGGGGCGACCAAGACCGCCCTCGACGTGATCACCGACGCCCGGCTGCGGGTGATCGAGCTGCCGGAACGTGGCGGCGCGCCGCAGGCCCGCAACGCAGGCGTACGGCAGGCACGGGCACCCTGGGTGGCGTTGCTCGACGACGACGACGAGTGGCTGGCCCACAAGCTGGCCGCTCAGCTCGACGTCGCCGGCACCGCGTCGGTGTCGCTGCCGATCGTCGCGAGCCGGCTGGTCAACCGGACTCCCCGGGCCGAGTTCGTCATCCCCCGCCGGCTGCCGGGGCCGGACGAGTCGCCGAGCGAGTACCTCACCGTCCGCCGAGGGCTGTTCCATGGCGACGGCTTCATCCAGACGTCGACGATCATGGCTCCGACCAGCCTGTTCCGCCGGGTGCCGTTCGATCCGACGGTGCCCCGGATGCAGGAGCTCGACTGGACCCTGCGCGCGCTCAGCCACGACGACGTCACGCTCGTCTTCGCCGACGAGCCGCTGGTCATCTGGCACCAGGACGAGAACCGGCCCCGGATCAGCTTGGAATCGCCGTGGGAGGCGCAGCTGGAGTGGCTACGCCGCAGCCGCCCGCTGATGACTCCCCGCGCGTACGCCGCGATCACGATGAGCGTGCTCAGCTCGATGGCGGCGCCGACTCGCAGCGGCAGGGTCGCCAGCACCCTGCTACGCGAGGCACGGCGGCACGGTCGGCCGAGCCCGCTGGACTATGTCACGTTCGCGCAGATCTGGCTGATCCCACCGAACCTGCGGCGGACCCTGCGGGACATGGTGCTCAAGCGCGGTCACCAGCCGCAGCCCGAGCCGTTGGCGGCCCCCGACGCGGACACCCGCCGGTCATAA